One Pseudomonas muyukensis DNA segment encodes these proteins:
- the fliR gene encoding flagellar biosynthetic protein FliR — protein MLELTDTQIGTWVATFILPLFRVMAVLMTMPIFGTKMLPARVRLYAAVAITVVIVPGLPPLPEVDPLSLRGMLLCAEQIIVGALFGFSLQLLFQAFVIAGQIIAVQMGMAFASMVDPANGVNVTVISQFMTMLVSVLFLLMNGHLVVFEVLTESFTTLPVGNALVVGHFWEMAGRLSWVLGAALLLILPAIAALLVVNIAFGVMTRAAPQLNIFSIGFPLTLVLGMGIFWVGLADILSHYQALASEALQWLRELARAR, from the coding sequence ATGCTGGAGCTGACCGACACGCAGATCGGCACCTGGGTCGCCACCTTCATCCTGCCGCTGTTCCGGGTGATGGCGGTGTTGATGACCATGCCGATCTTCGGCACCAAGATGCTGCCGGCGCGGGTGCGCCTGTATGCCGCCGTGGCGATCACCGTGGTGATCGTGCCCGGCCTGCCGCCGTTGCCTGAAGTCGACCCGCTGAGCCTGCGTGGCATGCTGCTGTGCGCCGAGCAGATCATTGTCGGCGCGTTGTTCGGTTTTTCCCTCCAGTTGCTGTTCCAGGCCTTCGTCATCGCCGGGCAGATCATTGCCGTGCAGATGGGCATGGCGTTCGCCTCCATGGTCGACCCGGCCAACGGTGTCAACGTCACGGTGATCAGCCAGTTCATGACCATGTTGGTCAGTGTGCTGTTTTTGTTGATGAACGGCCACCTGGTGGTGTTCGAGGTGCTGACCGAGAGCTTCACCACCTTGCCGGTGGGCAATGCCCTGGTGGTCGGTCATTTCTGGGAAATGGCCGGGCGCCTGAGCTGGGTGCTGGGGGCGGCGTTGCTGCTGATTTTGCCGGCCATCGCCGCGCTGCTGGTGGTCAACATCGCCTTCGGCGTGATGACCCGGGCCGCGCCGCAGTTGAACATTTTCTCCATCGGCTTCCCGCTGACCCTGGTGCTGGGCATGGGCATCTTCTGGGTCGGCCTGGCCGATATCCTTTCCCACTACCAGGCACTGGCCAGCGAAGCGCTGCAGTGGCTGCGTGAACTGGCACGGGCGCGCTGA
- the fliQ gene encoding flagellar biosynthesis protein FliQ yields MTPEVAVDLFRDALWLTTLMVAVLVVPSLLIGLVVAMFQAATQINEQTLSFLPRLLVMLITLIVAGPWLVQKFMEYFIGLYTSIPQLIG; encoded by the coding sequence ATGACACCTGAAGTCGCCGTCGACCTGTTCCGCGATGCCTTGTGGCTGACCACCCTGATGGTGGCCGTGCTGGTGGTGCCGAGCCTGCTGATCGGCCTGGTGGTGGCGATGTTCCAGGCTGCCACGCAGATCAACGAACAGACCTTGAGCTTCCTGCCGCGCCTGCTGGTGATGCTGATCACCCTGATCGTCGCCGGGCCCTGGCTGGTGCAGAAGTTCATGGAGTACTTCATCGGCCTGTACACCAGCATTCCGCAGCTGATCGGTTGA
- the fliP gene encoding flagellar type III secretion system pore protein FliP (The bacterial flagellar biogenesis protein FliP forms a type III secretion system (T3SS)-type pore required for flagellar assembly.), which translates to MSGALRVLLTLALLLAAPLALAADPLSIPAITLSNGADGQQEYSVSLQILLIMTALSFIPAFVILMTSFTRIIIVFSILRQALGLQQTPSNQVLTGMALFLTMFIMAPVFERVNKDALQPYLAEQMTAQQAIDKAQGPLKEFMLTQTRQSDLDMFMRLSKRTDIAGPEQVPLTILVPAFVTSELKTAFQIGFMIFIPFLIIDMVVASVLMAMGMMMLSPLIISLPFKIMLFVLVDGWALIMGTLAGSFGGV; encoded by the coding sequence ATGAGCGGCGCACTGCGCGTGTTGTTGACCCTGGCGCTGCTGCTGGCTGCGCCGTTGGCCCTGGCCGCCGACCCGCTGTCGATTCCGGCCATCACCCTGTCCAATGGCGCGGACGGCCAGCAGGAGTATTCGGTCAGCCTGCAGATCCTGCTGATCATGACGGCGCTGAGCTTCATTCCGGCGTTCGTCATCCTGATGACCAGCTTCACCCGCATCATCATCGTCTTCTCCATCTTGCGTCAGGCCCTGGGCCTGCAGCAGACGCCGTCGAACCAGGTGCTCACCGGCATGGCGCTGTTCCTCACCATGTTCATCATGGCGCCGGTGTTCGAGCGGGTGAACAAGGACGCGCTGCAGCCATACCTGGCCGAGCAGATGACCGCCCAGCAGGCCATCGACAAGGCCCAGGGGCCGCTGAAGGAGTTCATGCTGACGCAGACCCGGCAAAGCGACCTGGACATGTTCATGCGCCTGTCCAAGCGCACCGACATCGCCGGGCCCGAGCAGGTGCCGCTGACCATCCTGGTGCCGGCGTTCGTCACCTCGGAGCTCAAGACCGCGTTCCAGATCGGCTTCATGATCTTCATCCCGTTCCTGATCATCGACATGGTGGTCGCCAGCGTGCTGATGGCCATGGGTATGATGATGCTGTCGCCATTGATCATCTCGTTGCCGTTCAAGATCATGTTGTTCGTCCTGGTCGATGGCTGGGCGCTGATCATGGGTACCCTGGCCGGCAGTTTCGGCGGTGTCTGA
- the fliO gene encoding flagellar biosynthetic protein FliO — translation MKGMVRAVMALGALLASEAAMAAEVSAVPVAAPAPGGLGGQLAQMVFGLLLVVGLIFFLAWLLRRMQSSVQRGAQVIEIVGSRAIGPRDRLLLVQVGKEQILIGHTPGSIEALHVLAEPVEVPAGTRQAAPEFAQRLLELMGKDQKDKK, via the coding sequence GTGAAGGGCATGGTGCGGGCCGTCATGGCCCTGGGCGCATTGCTGGCGAGCGAGGCGGCGATGGCCGCCGAGGTGTCCGCGGTGCCGGTTGCGGCGCCCGCGCCCGGCGGGTTGGGCGGGCAACTGGCGCAGATGGTCTTCGGCCTGTTGCTGGTGGTCGGCCTGATCTTCTTCCTGGCCTGGCTGCTGCGGCGCATGCAAAGCTCGGTGCAGCGGGGCGCCCAGGTGATCGAGATTGTCGGCAGCCGCGCCATCGGCCCGCGTGATCGCTTGCTGCTGGTACAGGTGGGCAAGGAACAGATCCTCATCGGCCACACCCCAGGCAGTATCGAGGCCTTGCATGTGCTGGCCGAGCCTGTCGAAGTGCCCGCCGGCACCCGCCAGGCCGCGCCGGAATTCGCCCAGCGGCTGCTCGAGCTGATGGGCAAGGACCAGAAGGACAAGAAGTGA
- the fliN gene encoding flagellar motor switch protein FliN: MANENEITSPEEQALADEWAAALEETGDAGQSDIDALLAADASGTGRLPMEEFASSPKPNENVSLEGPNLDVILDIPVSISMEVGSTEISIRNLLQLNQGSVIELDRLAGEPLDVLVNGTLIAHGEVVVVNEKFGIRLTDVISPSERIKKLR; this comes from the coding sequence ATGGCTAACGAAAACGAGATCACTTCTCCCGAGGAACAGGCCCTGGCCGATGAGTGGGCCGCGGCCCTGGAAGAGACCGGCGATGCCGGTCAGTCCGACATCGACGCGCTGCTGGCTGCCGACGCCTCGGGTACCGGCCGCCTGCCGATGGAAGAGTTCGCCAGCTCGCCCAAGCCCAACGAGAACGTCAGCCTCGAAGGCCCGAACCTGGACGTGATCCTGGACATCCCGGTGAGCATCTCCATGGAAGTGGGCAGCACCGAGATCAGCATCCGCAACCTGCTGCAGCTCAACCAGGGTTCGGTGATCGAGCTCGATCGCCTGGCTGGCGAGCCGCTGGACGTGCTGGTCAACGGCACCTTGATCGCCCACGGCGAAGTGGTGGTGGTCAACGAGAAGTTCGGCATTCGCCTGACCGACGTGATCAGCCCCAGCGAACGTATCAAGAAGCTGCGCTGA
- the fliM gene encoding flagellar motor switch protein FliM encodes MAVQDLLSQDEIDALLHGVDDGLVQTESAAEPGSIKSYDLTSQDRIVRGRMPTLEMINERFARYTRISMFNLLRRSADVAVGGVQVMKFGEYVHSLYVPTSLNLVKIKPLRGTSLFILDAKLVFKLVDNFFGGDGRHAKIEGREFTPTELRVVRMVLDQCFVDLKEAWQAIMPVNFEYINSEVNPAMANIVGPSEAVVVSTFHIELDGGGGDLHVTMPYSMIEPVREMLDAGFQSDLDDQDERWVKALREDVLDVNVPVSATVARRQLKLRDILHMQPGDVIPVELPEHLVLRANGVPSFKARLGSHKGTLSLQIIDPIERR; translated from the coding sequence ATGGCCGTGCAGGACCTGCTGTCCCAGGATGAGATCGATGCCCTGTTGCATGGGGTGGACGATGGGCTGGTACAAACCGAAAGTGCCGCCGAGCCCGGCAGCATCAAGAGCTACGACCTGACCAGTCAGGACCGTATCGTCCGGGGGCGCATGCCGACCCTGGAAATGATCAACGAGCGTTTCGCCCGTTATACGCGCATCAGCATGTTCAACCTGCTGCGGCGCTCCGCCGACGTGGCGGTGGGCGGCGTGCAGGTGATGAAGTTCGGTGAGTACGTGCACTCGCTGTACGTGCCGACCAGCCTGAACCTGGTCAAGATCAAGCCACTGCGCGGCACGTCGCTGTTCATTCTCGACGCCAAGCTGGTGTTCAAGCTGGTGGACAACTTCTTCGGCGGCGACGGGCGGCATGCCAAGATCGAGGGCCGAGAGTTCACCCCGACCGAGCTGCGCGTGGTGCGCATGGTCCTGGACCAGTGCTTCGTCGACCTCAAGGAAGCCTGGCAGGCGATCATGCCGGTCAACTTCGAGTACATCAACTCCGAGGTCAACCCGGCCATGGCCAACATCGTCGGCCCCAGCGAGGCGGTGGTGGTTTCGACCTTCCATATCGAACTGGACGGCGGCGGCGGCGACCTGCACGTGACCATGCCCTACTCGATGATCGAGCCGGTGCGCGAAATGCTCGATGCCGGCTTCCAGTCCGACCTGGACGACCAGGACGAGCGTTGGGTCAAGGCCCTGCGCGAGGACGTGCTGGACGTCAATGTGCCGGTCTCGGCCACGGTTGCCCGGCGCCAGCTCAAGCTGCGCGACATCCTGCACATGCAGCCGGGCGACGTGATCCCGGTGGAGCTCCCCGAGCACCTGGTGCTGCGCGCCAACGGCGTGCCGTCGTTCAAGGCGCGGCTGGGTTCGCACAAGGGCACCCTGTCGCTGCAGATCATCGACCCGATCGAACGCCGCTGA
- the fliL gene encoding flagellar basal body-associated protein FliL, translated as MAKSDAVKDPATKGKLKLILLLVLALLLAVGLSVGATWFFMHKSESAPAADAAQSNVKAAAIYEPLAPAFVVNFNQNGRQRYMQVSITMQGRSQADLEALKVHMPVIRNNLVMMFSGQGFDTLASSPVGQEMLRQKATAVVQEVAQKEVGRPVVDQLLFTNFVLQ; from the coding sequence ATGGCGAAGAGCGACGCAGTGAAAGACCCCGCCACTAAAGGCAAACTCAAGCTGATCCTGCTGCTGGTGCTGGCCCTGCTCCTGGCGGTCGGCCTGTCGGTGGGCGCAACCTGGTTCTTCATGCACAAGAGCGAGTCGGCGCCCGCGGCGGATGCGGCCCAGAGCAACGTCAAGGCAGCGGCGATCTACGAGCCCCTGGCACCGGCCTTCGTGGTCAACTTCAACCAGAATGGCCGTCAGCGCTACATGCAGGTGAGCATCACCATGCAGGGGCGCAGCCAGGCTGACCTCGAAGCGCTGAAAGTGCACATGCCGGTGATCCGCAACAACCTGGTGATGATGTTCTCCGGCCAGGGCTTCGATACCCTCGCCAGCAGCCCGGTCGGCCAGGAGATGCTGCGCCAGAAAGCCACCGCGGTGGTGCAGGAAGTGGCGCAGAAAGAAGTCGGCAGGCCGGTCGTCGACCAGCTGCTGTTCACCAATTTCGTATTGCAGTAG